GTGTGTatgagacagaaagagagagagagagagctgtggTGTTTTGGATGGTTGCTAGGTAGTTACTATGTTGTTTTGCATGGTTGTTAGGCTGTTTCTATTGTGCTTTTGTGGTTGTAAgttggttgctatggtgttttgCATGGTTGTTAGGTTGTAACTAAGGCGATCTGGGTGGTTGttatgtggttgctatggtgttttgGGTGGTAGTTAGGTTGTTACTAAGGCAATTTGGGTGGCTGttatgtggttgctatggtgttttgGGTGGTAGTTAGGTTGTTACTAAGGCAGTTTGGGTGGCTGTTATGTGGTTGCTTTGGTGTATTGGACTGTTAGGTTGTTactagggttgccgcggtgacagaattttcccaccggttaatcggcgCGTCACAAACCCGGTAATCCCGGTTTCAccgtgtgggaggggcttataaatgcgcatgcagacgtgcacattttactttcacttttgaattacgcaactgtttaaatgcagtgcttgcgtaTGCTGCGTTAAATCGCATATGAATTGCGTGCAATGCGAGTGAAACAGCTGGTTtacttaagtgcttgagtcaatgtgtgcaggtaattctcacagaacccgccagtcccaagcagagcaaccggctacttcgcCATatagcgctgcttgaatgatgggtttattatttttcttgatgaaaaacacaagaacaaaacgatctcggttatattaaacatcatatatgtatattataacaacaacgagtaagcacgcggcttctgtcatcatctagtcagtcagcttgcctcgcacactctgacaggaataaatgaaatctgacacctgctgctctgtgacgtgacgcgcgttcagctccgctgtCAGCATACACACTCAGTTGTAAgcgtttgctctctctaacgaaactaaatgatttaattacacgaaaatatcaaaacgacggtgaaagacggtgtcgcggtgggcaagtgatctaaccggtgagaggctgaagcaccggttatcaccgtttcaccgaccatcgcggcaagcctagtTGTTACTATGGTGTTTTGTGTGGTTGTTAGGCTGTTTCTAAGGTGCTTTGGGTGGTTGTTAGGTTGTTACTATGGTGTTTTGGGTGGTTGttaggtggttgctatggtcTTTTGGTTGGTTCTTAGGAGGTTGCTTTGGTGTTTTGAATGGTTGTTAGGTGGCTGCTATTGTGTTTTGAGTGATTGtgtgtgcctgtgtgtgtgaCAGAGAAAGCTTTGGTGTGTTTGGTGGTTGTTAGGTGGTTACTATGGTGTTTTGCATGGTTGTTAGGTTGTTACTAAAGCAATCTGGGTGGTTGTTATGTGGTTGTTATGATGTTTTGGGTGGTTGTTAGGTTGTTACTAGGGTGATTTGGGTGATTGTTATGTGGTTGCTTTGGTGTATTGGATGGTTGTTAGGTTGTTACTATGGTGTTTTGTTTGGTTGTTAGGCTGTTTCTAAGGTGCTTTGGGTGGTTGTTAGGTTGTTACTATGGTGTTTTGGGTGGTTGTTAGGTGGTTGCTTTGGTGTATTGGATGGTTGTTAGGTTGTTACTATGGTGTTTTGTGTGGTTGTTAGGCTGTTTCTATGGTGCTTTTGTGGTTGTTAgttggttgctatggtgttttgCATGGTTGTTAGGTTGTTACTAAGGTGATTTGGGTGGTTGTTAAGTGGTTGTTATAGTGTTTTGGGTTGTTGTTAGGTTGTTACTAGGGTGATTTGGGTGGTTGTTATGTGGTTGTTAGGTGTATTGGATGGGTGTTAGGTTGTTACTATGGTGTTTTGTGTGGTTGTTAGGCTGTTTCTAAATGCTTTGGGTGGTTGTTAGGTTGTCACTATTGTGTTTTGCGTGGTTGTTAGGCTGTTTCTAAGGTGCGATCTGGGTGGTTGTTAGGTTGTTACCAGGGTGTTTTGGGTAGTTGTTAGGTGGTACTTGCTTTGGTGTATTAATGGGTTGTTAGGTTGTTACTATGATGTTTTGGATGGTTGTTAGATGGTTGCTATGGTCTTTTGGTAGGTTGTTAAGAGAGTCTGCTGGGTTGTGTTAAGAGCTGAATAAAAACGCAGGTGAGCAAAGGTcatgaaaaactgtaatatcaCCTCTGACCtcatcacacacagacacatggtttgtttataatgtaaacacatttttataccTTTGTTCTGCTACAAgcattcatttacattttataaaacaatcGGAGTGCTGCTTGTGTAAAGGATGCTGACGgtcttttgttgtttttgataTTGTGGATGGTTGTgatgtggttgctatggtgttttgGTTGGTTGTTGGGTGGTTGCTTTGGTGTTTTGAGTGGTTGTGTGTatgagacagaaagagagagagagagagagctgtggTGTTTTGGATGGTTGCTAGGTAGTTACTATGTTGTTTTGCATGGTTGTTAGGCTGTTTCTATTGTGCTTTTGTGGTTGTAAgttggttgctatggtgttttgCATGGTTGTTAGGTTGTAACTAAGGCGATCTGGGTGGTTGttatgtggttgctatggtgttttgGGTGGTAGTTAGGTTGTTACTAAGGCAATTTGGGTGGCTGttatgtggttgctatggtgttttgGGTGGTAGTTAGGTTGTTACTAAGGCAGTTTGGGTGGCTGTTATGTGGTTGCTTTGGTGTATTGGACTGTTAGGTTGTTACTATGGTGTTTTGTGTGGTTGTTAGGCTGTTTCTAAGGTGCTTTGGGTGGTTGTTAGGTTGTTACTATGGTGTTTTGGGTGGTTGttaggtggttgctatggtcTTTTGGTTGGTTCTTAGGAGGTTGCTTTGGTGTTTTGAATGGTTGTTAGGTGGCTGCTATTGTGTTTTGAGTGATTGtgtgtgcctgtgtgtgtgaCAGAGAAAGCTTTGGTGTGTTTGGTGGTTGTTAGGTGGTTACTAAGGCGATCTGGGGGGTTGTTATGTGGTTGTTAGGTTGTTACTAAGGTGATTTGGGTGGTTGTTAAGTGGTTGTTATAGTGTTTTGGGTTGTTGTTAGGTTGTTACTAGGGTGATTTGGGTGGTTGTTATGTGGTTGTTAGGTGTATTGGATGGGTGTTAGGTTGTTACTATGGTGTTTTGTGTGGTTGTTAGGCTGTTTCTAAATGCTTTGGGTGGTTGTTAGGTTGTCACTATTGTGTTTTGCGTGGTTGTTAGGCTGTTTCTAAGGTGCGATCTGGGTGGTTGTTAGGTTGTTACCAGGGTGTTTTGGGTAGTTGTTAGGTGGTACTTGCTTTGGTGTATTAATTGGTTGTTAGGTTGTTACTATGATGTTTTGGATGGTTGTTAGATGGTTGCTATGGTCTTTTGGTAGGTTGTTAAGAGGTCGCTTTGGTGTTTTGGATAGTTGttaggtggttgctatggtcTTTTGGTTGGTTGTTAGGGGGTCGCTTTGGTGTTTTGAGtgattgtgtgtgcatgtgtgtgtgacagAGAGAGCTTTGGTGTTTTTGGTGGTTGTTAGGTGGTTACTAtggtgttttgtgtgtttgttaggTAGTTTATATGGTGCTTTGGGTGGTTGTTAgttggttgctatggtgttttgAGTGGTTGTTATGTGATTGCTTTGGTGTTTTGGGTGGTTGTTAGGTTGTCACTAGGGCACTTTGGTTGTTGTTATGTGATTGCTATGGTGTTTTTGGTGGTTGTTAGTTTGCTACTAGGGCGATTTGGTGGTTGTTTTGTGGTTGCTTTGGTGGTTGCTGGAGTGTTTTGATTGGTGGTTTACTAGCCAAAGTAAATAAAACCAACCTGCAAAGCTATATATAATGTTATGGTTGCTTGTGCAAATGGTGCTGACACAGTGGTGCTGTGGATGGTTGCCATGATGTTTCTACTTGGTTGCTAGATGGTTTCTACAGGGCTTTGTGTGGTTGTTAGGGTGTTTGCAATCTAGTCAGAGTCAACAGAGCCAACCACCAAATCTAAATAATGTTCTGATTGCTAGATATGATTTGGGACACAATACCACTGAGACATTTAGTTTTCCACAAAAAAAGCATCATATACAGGTTTTGAACAACGTGAAgataaataaatgatgacagaattttttttttggattgACTTTCCATTTAAGGGGGCTCGTTTTTAAAATCCTTAACCCCAAAAAATTACGCTAAATAAGTAATAGGACGGCACTACGAAGACAAAACAAGCCTGCTGTAGAGAATGTTAATGAAAATATGTTATTGTCTCTCAGGCTTCGTATTCatacatatatttataatgtgtgtgtttcagatATTCTGGAAATCACATCTGTGGATGTTGGGATTGTCGCCATCCGAGGTCTGGGCAGTAACCTCTACCTGGCTATCAGTAAGAAGGGAGAGTTGTATGGGTCGGTGAGTACGTGTTTGCTTAAACCTAGCAGGACCTTACGCAGAACCAAATCACACCAATGTTTAATCTCTCCTCTCTTTTCTGCATTAACAGAGAAACTATGTTATAAACTGCCGTCTGAAGGAGCGAATCGAGGAGAACGGGTATAACACGTATGCATCTGCTGAATGGAGGAACAAGAAACGTCAGATGTTCGTGGGCCTGAACACTCATGGACGACCTCTCCGTGGGAGAAAAACTCGCAGGAGGAACACAGCCACACACTTCTTACCCATAGTGGTGTGACTTTCAAAATGCAGATGGGTCCAAGGGAGATGAAAATGAGATTAAGATAAAGACTTTGCCTCCCTGTAGTGGCTGTGCTCATTTAAGATGTTCAGTGTTTGTTTGCACCTGTACTCTTTGGTTGCTGGCACTAAACACTATATTCTCATACAACTTAGTATTGTGTGGTAGACATGCGAGCAGAGCTGGTGAATGAAGTGGATTTTCATTCCTTTGTCAAGCAAGCCCATCATCTAAAGTTATGGATTATATGTGGAGGAATTTTCTTCGAGCTCTTAATAATACACATTTCTTAAAAGGTctgttaaattttatttttaatggacTGAACAGAGAACTTGGAATAAACAGTAtggtaatatatatatatatatatatatatatatatatatacatatatatgagAATTTGTTTGCTGTTTTGAAGAACTGTTTTGGACTGCTTTGgagtaaattatttatttgtattgtatttaaataaaatactttaaaaaacatattagaTGCATATTAAATGGATATCGTCCTCTAATTCCTGTGAAATAAAGTCTATTTTGTTATTCTCCTGCAAAGCAACTAGTTCTGTGTTTTGTACAGTTTCGTGCGTTTCATTTAATTTCtcacaatttttatttaaaatttaagttaaaattGAATTtagaattttaacatttttattttttgatttgtaatattttattttattattcacTATTATGACCATTAAACACAGTTTCCTCCTGTTTTTATTGTGCGGGCAAGTTTTGGTTTTGAGTTTTTTGTAATAATCGTAATTCGCAATAGATCCTCAATACTACTGTAACAgtaatttattgtaaaaaaattattgattctcttgaagtattaaaaaaatgatttatcatTATTAATACGTGTAATATGTAATATAGTAATATTGTATAATATATGTAGTATAGTAATATTACAACTTTAATGTGATTctttcaatatttagattttttgcaccctcagattccagattttcaaatattcGTATCTCGccccaaatattgtcctatcctaacaaaccatacattaatGAAAGCTTATTTGTTCAACTTTTAGATGATGTGTACATCTTCATTTCCCTTattactggttttgtggtccagggtcacaaatgaatatttttacaattaaacaaaaaaaattagcgctgtcaaaagattaatcgtgattaaacgcatacataataaaagtttgtgtttgcataatatttttgtgtgtgtattgtgtgtaattattatgtatatataaatatccacaaacatgtataaataaacaaataataatttatgtatataatataaatatgtaaatatgtaaatatatatatatatatatttcttaaatgcatacatgcatgtgtgtgtgtttatacaatatatacaaaataattacacacagtgcacacacataaattatgcaaaaacaaacttttattttgtatgtgattaattgcgattaatcttttgacagccctaaaaaaatatatatattttatttgtttaatctgaATTCAACCTGACCATCATACAACACTATAATATATCAGAAAACTCAGAACGTTATATACGTTATGTACCAGGTCCAATAATAGTAATATAATAACAACtatgaaaaagaagtcaccggccgccactggacaCCAACATAAACACTTAGAAGAATGTTAAATATACTCATTAAATTTTCCACTCACTCACTGGCCCTTATCAAACCATTTGTTTGGTTTCTCACCTTTTGCATGCACTTGCAAAAATATTTGTGCAATTTCCCTTATTCACTTGCGGAGAAAAACAATGCTTGGGTAACGGGAAGTAAACCTACGTATCTTTTATCTAAATAGCTCTTGAACATTTGGGAGCAAAAGGCGCTCACTCAAATAATGTGATCCAGCTTAAGGAAACATGTGGAAAAAGACTTCAGGCAAATCCTCTAATGAGGGCTTGTTTTGAAGAGAGAGACTCACAGATTGTTAATAGTCTCTGTTTGGTGTTGGGAGGGCGCTGTGGCCCATTGAAGCctaatgggggggggggggggtgtcaAGCCTGATTTACAGGATCTTTTCTTATTAGTGACTGTCATGCTGGTTTAGTCTGGGTACATCTAGTAAGTTTCCATTTCAGAGACGAAAAGTGGTGTTCATAATCACTGCTGCCATCAGACATCAGAGCCTAATTTGTCTTGACATTCTTGTTAATAAATGTGATTAACTGTCAACAGTCACAAAGTCAaacttaaaggataatttatagGATGTGTGTTCACATGAAGATTTACagtgtgtttaaaaaaactgcAGAAATATTTCATGaaggtatacatttaaaaaaaaaaaatcatataaaaatcATATAATACCTCAAATGGTAAAGCATAGTATGTCAAGGGTTTGATCATGGCaacacacactgataaaaaatatcaaTGTATAGATGTCGCTTTGGGAAAAAAATGAatcattaaatgtaaacataaaaatgattagcaataaaatagtattttataaaaattatagcAAATGATTATTACACATCATTTTACTAAGGCTGTCTAAAGATTAATTACGATTAAtcttatacaaaataaaagtttgtttttgcataatatatgtgtgtgcactgtgtgtaattattttgtatatataaatacacatacatgcatttatgtattttagaaatatttacatctatatatttatttaaattttgatatattttatattatatataaatttaaaaaatataaacacattttttttcttaaatgtatacatgtatgtgtgtatttatatatacacaataatcacacacaatacacaaacatatatattatgcaaacttttatttttgtaatcttttgacagcccttaATTTGACTGCTCACCAAGCGTCTGTATgagaacttttattttgaaatcaatGCTATGCGGAAGTAACGCCGGAAGTACGCGCTTTCGCGATCTCTCCCCACGTGTGTTCCACACTCTCATGGTCGCAGTGATGAAGACAGACATGGGAGAAGTCGATAACGGAACCATGAGACCCAAAGTGGTCGATGCCAAAGGAATTCTCAAACAGAACCGTGAATTTCTGGATTATTTCTGGGATATCGCGAAACCCGAGCGAGAGATCCGACTCAAAGCTGTAGAGAATTTGATTGAACACCTGAAGAACAGTGAGAAGGTACGAGTGTCAGTTGTGTGCATGTTGATGTTTACTACCTTATCTTTATTCGTTATTCAGTCAAACCTTGGTGTTTGTCTGCATTATTCCTACAATTATTTCTTATTTcttatttctgaataaatttaTAAGTTAACGTTACTAATATACGTTGTTTGGGTGCCCACGTGGAGTGTATGCTATGCAAGTATGCTTAGTTTAGGGGAACTTTCTTGTCGGTGTCATAGTTGACCTATTATTTTAGTTGTTAAATTATGTGTTATAGTGGCTTTACAGTGTTTATTATgtctatttaatttttttgttatatttaatgtttaaatgttatatttgCCACTGCCATTACATTCGTTTTCTATACACATCTGTACAGTCTTATTTATTGTTGTAATAAAGAATGTATGGTTCAAATGTCTGCTGATGTTTTTACGCTTTTAATGTctttaattttgtttgttttttagtcAGATGAGCTGAAATATTCCCTGAAGAGACTGGTGGATAGTCTGTCACACACTAGAGAAGATGCACGTTCAGGATTCAGTTTAGCACTTGCTCAGGTACCTGCCAGTCTTTAGTTTTGTTTACTTTCagctttgttgttgttgtgtcgACTGCTTCATTGTGACATCTATTGCTTCTGTCTGAAGTTGCTGAGTGTATTCGAGGAGATCTCACTAAAATCCGCGCTTGACA
The sequence above is drawn from the Misgurnus anguillicaudatus chromosome 22, ASM2758022v2, whole genome shotgun sequence genome and encodes:
- the fgf10b gene encoding fibroblast growth factor 10b produces the protein MRNTMRWTVSNGVSGCWTGCVVYLLAVFVILSSSVNCHRGSWRAHRVANSTTSGRHARSYVHLQGDIRQRKLYSFQKFFLRIGKDGRVNGTKSKDDPYNILEITSVDVGIVAIRGLGSNLYLAISKKGELYGSRNYVINCRLKERIEENGYNTYASAEWRNKKRQMFVGLNTHGRPLRGRKTRRRNTATHFLPIVV